Proteins encoded within one genomic window of Phototrophicus methaneseepsis:
- a CDS encoding toll/interleukin-1 receptor domain-containing protein produces MPPRTEAERTELKQLIDAVREGVYIETQEALTELRERGWLHDGSLNGAPLAGARLNGTDLRGAILSRADLSNADLNVAQLDRVRLTGAKLVGARLQGSSMMEADLMDAHLMGANLTDVKLNGTNLTYADLEQAVLCNSSLREANLSGAELQGADLTGAQLAYATLLNTRLVQANLTYASLTSADLREAVLRQATLHNTNCIKTNFSGVDLTEAEFTDALFGHTIITGTDMSQALSLPTIRHAAPSFIDVSTLLKSGLLPEDFLRGIGLPDELTDHLAELRRRSVSWHSVLITYSQEDRLFAEALYEALQDRGIRCWLNGYDNSTAEMDAGIHPWDAVLLCCSRASLTKGWAAREARWALEREGSRKKRFRKQVLLPLNLDNYLFTETCRTRLPGWERIVDRKIFAFLDYATSGMFDLQVDQLVNALGINGDLTLPNDNFVL; encoded by the coding sequence GTGCCACCCCGCACCGAGGCCGAAAGAACCGAGCTCAAGCAGTTAATCGACGCTGTGCGAGAAGGCGTTTATATCGAAACGCAAGAAGCGCTCACGGAGCTGCGAGAGCGCGGTTGGCTGCATGATGGGTCTCTCAATGGGGCACCACTGGCCGGGGCACGCCTCAACGGCACCGACCTGCGCGGGGCAATCCTGAGCCGCGCAGACCTCAGCAATGCGGATCTCAATGTTGCCCAGTTGGACCGAGTCCGGCTGACGGGCGCAAAGCTCGTAGGGGCACGGCTGCAAGGCAGCAGCATGATGGAAGCCGACCTGATGGACGCGCACCTCATGGGGGCCAACCTGACGGATGTCAAGCTCAATGGGACCAACCTAACTTATGCCGACCTTGAGCAAGCCGTTTTGTGTAATAGCAGCCTGAGAGAGGCCAACCTCAGCGGTGCGGAGCTGCAAGGGGCCGATCTGACCGGAGCCCAACTCGCCTATGCTACCCTGCTTAATACGCGCCTCGTCCAGGCGAACCTGACCTATGCCTCGCTCACCTCTGCGGACCTGCGCGAAGCTGTTTTGAGGCAAGCCACGTTGCACAACACCAACTGCATCAAAACGAACTTCAGCGGTGTTGACCTGACAGAGGCGGAATTTACTGACGCGCTCTTCGGCCATACGATCATCACTGGTACCGATATGTCACAGGCGCTCAGCCTACCAACAATCCGGCATGCCGCCCCCAGCTTCATTGATGTTTCGACCCTGCTTAAATCCGGCTTGCTGCCAGAAGATTTCTTACGCGGGATTGGCCTGCCAGATGAGCTTACAGACCACTTGGCAGAACTGCGACGACGTTCTGTAAGCTGGCATTCGGTCCTCATCACCTACAGCCAGGAAGACCGCCTCTTCGCGGAGGCCCTTTACGAAGCCCTGCAAGATCGCGGTATTCGCTGCTGGCTCAATGGCTATGACAACAGCACTGCTGAAATGGACGCAGGGATTCATCCGTGGGATGCTGTGCTGCTGTGTTGTTCACGTGCATCACTGACTAAAGGATGGGCCGCACGAGAAGCACGTTGGGCGCTGGAAAGAGAGGGCTCGCGCAAAAAACGGTTCCGCAAGCAGGTCTTGCTGCCCCTCAACCTGGATAACTATCTGTTCACAGAAACCTGCCGGACGCGCCTGCCCGGTTGGGAGCGCATCGTCGACCGCAAAATCTTCGCATTCCTGGATTACGCTACCAGCGGCATGTTTGATTTACAGGTCGATCAGTTGGTGAATGCGTTAGGGATCAACGGCGATCTCACATTACCCAACGACAACTTCGTTTTATAG
- a CDS encoding PEP/pyruvate-binding domain-containing protein produces the protein MVEISYILGAGHTEGTAIGSKARHLDKAANQGLPVPPGIIVRDESLQIALLQGLIIQRGNEYICREPRKLIDLLNVPDFDGLVAVRSAFGAEDRRERSYAGQFETVLNVDPTNATELARAMTKVWSSAAEQSPALRREVLIMKMVDAQYAGVAFTEQAYEDDLVNYAKGVGHKLVSGDHAGEMLHLPMLWRYEQPAKSRPAWQQRLQRLLRNVRGLFGKADWDVEWADDGKHCYLLQVRPVTRATRRNEAFTLANHKENLPEHPSYFMTDVVAQAAPHLFEHFRHYDGTLPENRPFIEIFYGRPYINLSLMTEMMRHLGLPTRLITANIGGVADQQQGFNVGRMLIKIGQIVLPKFALAQLGAVQRVQAMEVQVIERAHNPGTTFDTQIDNLMWLYTILVTEMFSLMIATGPLTLLLRQMGTLAEHSARHRTISTRLYTDLAPLRDYVAAHPELQEDLKAGHVPSDAGFQALWNKYMERYGHRGVYESDIARPRYHEAPVNLLPTLLRPQRPQHIPRRTLKGWLTLPLWWWARGPIHAREQWRHTVMQGFDAIREAMLTRAAYFVGRGILPNMAAIWQLSVHEVRHLEHGWHPEEGFFEARAAEIEQMSHYHLPDFFHRFDNLEDYHEDISEAFNEDTLHGISLTKGHVQGRAWVLKEPASTLPEGYTPETTILIAPSIDAGWIPAFDTVAGVVVETGGDLSHGSIILREMGLPAITNVQHVMHAITTGDHVQLDASMGVVSRLEIASVPGGVTEAAPSEEIAQNLSEALPEPLPEDFTEKTKSEP, from the coding sequence ATGGTAGAAATTAGTTACATACTCGGCGCAGGCCACACAGAAGGCACCGCTATTGGCAGCAAAGCACGTCACCTGGACAAGGCCGCGAACCAGGGCCTGCCCGTTCCCCCTGGCATCATTGTACGCGACGAAAGCTTACAGATCGCCTTATTACAGGGCCTCATCATCCAGCGCGGCAATGAATATATCTGCAGAGAACCCCGCAAGCTCATCGACTTGCTCAACGTGCCCGACTTTGATGGCCTTGTGGCTGTACGCTCCGCCTTTGGTGCTGAGGACCGCCGAGAGCGCAGCTATGCCGGTCAGTTTGAGACGGTGCTGAATGTCGACCCAACCAATGCGACCGAGCTGGCGCGAGCAATGACGAAAGTCTGGTCATCAGCGGCTGAGCAAAGCCCCGCGCTACGGCGCGAAGTGCTCATTATGAAGATGGTCGATGCCCAGTATGCAGGCGTGGCTTTTACGGAGCAGGCTTACGAGGACGATCTCGTTAACTACGCTAAGGGCGTCGGGCATAAGCTCGTCAGCGGGGATCATGCCGGGGAAATGCTGCATTTGCCCATGCTGTGGCGATACGAACAACCGGCTAAGTCGCGGCCAGCATGGCAACAACGCCTACAACGCCTGCTGCGTAACGTCCGGGGCTTATTCGGCAAAGCTGATTGGGATGTCGAATGGGCGGATGATGGCAAGCACTGCTATCTACTGCAGGTGCGCCCCGTCACACGTGCCACGCGCCGGAACGAAGCCTTTACCCTGGCGAACCACAAAGAGAACTTACCAGAGCATCCCTCTTACTTCATGACGGATGTGGTCGCCCAAGCCGCACCGCATCTGTTTGAGCACTTTCGTCATTATGACGGCACCCTGCCGGAGAACCGCCCCTTCATCGAGATTTTCTATGGGCGACCTTATATCAACCTCTCGCTAATGACAGAGATGATGCGCCATTTAGGACTGCCAACACGGTTAATCACGGCCAATATTGGCGGCGTGGCTGACCAGCAGCAGGGCTTCAATGTGGGGAGGATGCTCATCAAAATCGGGCAGATAGTGCTGCCGAAGTTCGCCCTGGCGCAGCTTGGGGCTGTGCAGCGCGTGCAGGCGATGGAGGTGCAGGTTATCGAACGAGCCCATAACCCTGGCACGACATTCGACACACAAATTGATAACCTGATGTGGCTGTATACGATCCTCGTCACAGAGATGTTCTCCTTGATGATCGCAACCGGGCCGCTCACGTTACTTCTGCGCCAGATGGGCACGCTTGCGGAGCACAGTGCACGCCATCGGACGATCAGCACGCGCCTGTATACGGACCTGGCCCCCTTACGCGATTACGTGGCGGCTCATCCAGAGCTCCAAGAAGACCTTAAAGCAGGGCACGTTCCGTCTGATGCGGGCTTCCAGGCATTATGGAACAAATACATGGAGCGTTATGGGCATCGCGGCGTTTACGAAAGCGACATTGCCCGCCCACGCTATCATGAGGCCCCCGTCAACCTGTTACCCACGCTGCTGCGGCCACAACGTCCACAGCACATCCCACGCCGCACGCTGAAGGGCTGGCTCACGCTGCCGCTCTGGTGGTGGGCACGCGGCCCTATCCATGCCCGTGAACAATGGCGGCATACGGTCATGCAGGGGTTTGATGCCATCCGTGAGGCCATGCTGACGCGCGCGGCTTATTTCGTCGGGCGCGGCATACTGCCGAATATGGCCGCTATCTGGCAGCTCAGCGTGCATGAAGTGCGCCATCTGGAGCATGGCTGGCACCCTGAAGAAGGCTTCTTTGAAGCGCGCGCGGCTGAAATTGAGCAGATGAGCCATTATCACCTGCCGGATTTCTTCCATCGGTTTGATAACCTGGAGGACTATCACGAGGATATATCGGAAGCCTTCAACGAAGACACGCTCCATGGCATCAGCCTGACGAAAGGCCATGTTCAAGGGCGGGCGTGGGTCCTGAAAGAACCTGCCAGCACATTACCAGAAGGCTACACGCCTGAGACAACCATCCTCATTGCGCCCAGCATCGACGCCGGATGGATCCCAGCTTTTGATACCGTGGCGGGGGTTGTGGTCGAAACAGGCGGCGACCTCTCGCATGGGTCGATTATCCTGCGCGAGATGGGCCTGCCAGCCATCACCAATGTGCAGCATGTGATGCACGCCATCACCACAGGCGATCACGTCCAGCTTGATGCTAGTATGGGGGTCGTCTCAAGGTTGGAGATAGCGTCTGTACCTGGCGGCGTTACCGAGGCAGCACCCTCAGAAGAAATTGCACAAAACCTGTCAGAAGCATTGCCGGAGCCATTACCAGAGGATTTTACAGAGAAAACAAAAAGCGAGCCATAA
- the abc-f gene encoding ribosomal protection-like ABC-F family protein: protein MSLLTANKLSKVFGADEIFNDVTVEVPPGARVALVGPNGAGKTTLVNILIGQDSPTEGSVHKAKDARIAFLPQRPELAGNHSIWEEQLKAFAELRKMEAELLELTQQMAEPDTHDDAMAKYGPLEERFDHMGGYTYETRIKMVLTGVGFGEEDYNTPLTRLSGGQKTRAMLARLLLESPDLLVMDEPTNHLDIAAVEWLENYLRGYDGAVLAISHDRYFIDHYANVVWEMEFGTVETYRGNYTHYLQQREERRERLLKEYEAQQAFIAKEQEYIRKHMGSRWTAQAKGRQKKLETMAKRGKIIERGPQNRKQMRLKMAATNRSGDKVVMTRHLEVGYENVLFHVPDLTVYRGETVAIIGPNGAGKSTLLKTITGDIPALAGKVKLGAQVKIGYFAQAHEGLDPHHTLYDEIYALKPMTEVELRSYLGQYMFSGDDVYRPIETLSGGERGRLALAKLSLTGANLLLLDEPTNHLDIDSQEILQDVLEAYTGTILLVSHDRYLIDALATQIWSVSAGQFDAFEGTYGEYVTARNLGMSQVQQDTTASNGNGKGRKQAAQYAQKKHGLTPYELEKKLAQIEAHITKLETHMDSLTEQIAQASAAGDTERVHTLGTEYTDTEANLEATMAEWEKLAE, encoded by the coding sequence ATGTCACTCCTCACCGCCAATAAGCTCAGTAAGGTCTTTGGCGCGGACGAAATATTCAACGATGTCACGGTAGAGGTGCCGCCTGGGGCGCGCGTTGCGCTGGTTGGCCCCAATGGCGCGGGCAAGACGACCCTGGTCAACATCCTGATCGGGCAGGACAGCCCTACCGAAGGCAGCGTCCATAAAGCCAAAGATGCCCGTATCGCCTTCCTGCCACAGCGCCCTGAACTCGCTGGCAATCATAGCATCTGGGAAGAACAACTGAAGGCCTTTGCAGAACTGCGCAAAATGGAAGCGGAACTGCTCGAACTCACCCAACAGATGGCTGAACCAGATACACATGATGACGCCATGGCAAAATATGGCCCATTGGAAGAGCGCTTCGACCATATGGGCGGCTATACCTATGAAACACGCATCAAAATGGTGCTGACGGGCGTTGGCTTTGGCGAAGAAGATTACAATACGCCCCTGACGAGGCTCAGCGGCGGCCAAAAGACCCGCGCCATGCTGGCCCGCTTGCTGCTGGAATCGCCCGATCTGCTGGTCATGGACGAACCGACAAACCACCTTGATATTGCCGCTGTGGAATGGCTGGAGAATTATCTCAGGGGCTACGATGGCGCTGTGCTGGCGATCAGTCATGATCGCTACTTCATCGACCATTATGCCAACGTGGTATGGGAGATGGAATTCGGCACCGTAGAGACGTACCGGGGCAATTACACCCATTATCTACAACAGCGTGAGGAACGGCGGGAGCGCTTGCTCAAAGAATATGAAGCCCAACAGGCTTTCATCGCCAAAGAGCAGGAATATATCCGCAAGCATATGGGCAGCCGATGGACCGCCCAGGCAAAAGGCCGCCAGAAAAAGCTGGAGACCATGGCGAAGCGCGGCAAAATCATCGAACGTGGGCCGCAAAATCGCAAACAAATGCGCCTGAAGATGGCCGCCACCAATCGCAGCGGCGATAAAGTCGTCATGACGCGCCATCTGGAAGTGGGTTATGAAAACGTCCTATTCCATGTGCCCGATTTGACCGTTTACCGGGGTGAAACAGTCGCCATCATTGGGCCAAACGGCGCAGGCAAAAGCACCCTTCTAAAGACCATCACGGGCGATATTCCTGCCCTGGCGGGTAAGGTGAAGTTAGGCGCACAAGTCAAGATAGGATACTTCGCCCAGGCCCACGAAGGGCTGGACCCCCATCATACCCTGTATGATGAAATTTACGCCCTCAAGCCGATGACCGAAGTGGAACTACGCAGTTACCTTGGACAATATATGTTCAGTGGCGATGATGTCTACCGCCCGATTGAAACGCTCAGCGGCGGCGAAAGAGGCCGCCTCGCCTTAGCCAAGCTCAGCCTGACGGGTGCCAATTTGCTGCTATTGGACGAACCCACAAACCACCTCGACATCGACAGCCAGGAAATCCTGCAAGATGTGCTAGAAGCATATACCGGGACCATCTTGCTCGTCAGCCACGATCGCTACTTGATCGATGCGTTAGCAACGCAAATCTGGTCTGTCTCTGCTGGGCAGTTCGACGCATTTGAAGGCACTTACGGGGAATACGTCACGGCGCGTAACCTGGGCATGTCCCAGGTTCAGCAAGATACGACAGCCTCAAACGGGAACGGCAAGGGCCGTAAGCAAGCCGCACAGTATGCCCAGAAAAAGCACGGCTTGACGCCCTATGAGCTTGAAAAGAAGCTGGCACAGATCGAAGCACATATCACCAAGCTGGAAACGCACATGGATAGCCTGACGGAGCAAATTGCACAGGCCAGCGCGGCAGGTGATACAGAGCGCGTCCATACGCTGGGAACAGAATATACAGACACAGAAGCGAACCTGGAAGCAACCATGGCAGAATGGGAAAAATTGGCTGAATGA
- a CDS encoding GlsB/YeaQ/YmgE family stress response membrane protein has product MDIGSILVWIIIGAVAGWLASIVMKTNASQGLVMDIIVGIIGGLVGGFVLDALDVGGGVTGINIASLLTAFIGAVIFLGILRLIRR; this is encoded by the coding sequence ATGGATATTGGTTCGATTTTAGTCTGGATTATTATTGGTGCCGTCGCCGGTTGGTTGGCTAGCATTGTCATGAAGACGAACGCGAGCCAGGGTTTGGTGATGGATATTATCGTCGGTATTATCGGCGGTCTTGTGGGTGGTTTTGTGCTTGACGCGCTCGATGTCGGTGGTGGTGTCACAGGGATCAACATTGCAAGTCTACTGACTGCCTTTATTGGTGCTGTGATCTTCCTCGGTATCCTACGCTTAATCAGACGCTAG
- a CDS encoding DUF421 domain-containing protein, with translation MNDYSFDLQRIFIGDTPLLFIFEIILRTVILYAYALLLFRLLPRRNMGNMTQLEVMLIIALGSALGDPMFYPDVPLLHGIVVITIIAIINQILAWLARRGDRWEMIIEGDPVRVVEAGQLDLAGMASASLTREDVFMQLRLAEHKHLGEIERAYIETNGTISIYPYDKDHVRPGVPLIPLPELEHKFFFSADDRVPETKQYGCYHCGRIQHHNEDHIFGHCERCHQQKWLSFIAHPSHKSH, from the coding sequence ATGAATGACTACAGCTTTGACTTACAACGTATTTTCATCGGCGATACGCCGCTGCTCTTTATCTTCGAGATCATACTGCGCACGGTCATCTTATATGCCTATGCCTTGCTGTTATTTCGTTTGCTGCCACGGCGCAACATGGGCAATATGACCCAACTTGAGGTGATGCTCATCATCGCGCTGGGGTCGGCCTTAGGGGACCCGATGTTTTACCCGGATGTGCCTCTCTTACACGGTATCGTCGTGATTACGATCATCGCTATCATCAATCAGATTTTGGCATGGCTGGCACGTCGTGGGGATCGTTGGGAGATGATTATTGAAGGCGACCCTGTGCGCGTGGTCGAAGCGGGCCAGCTTGATCTGGCGGGGATGGCGAGTGCAAGCCTGACGCGCGAAGATGTATTTATGCAGCTGCGCCTGGCGGAGCATAAGCACCTTGGGGAAATTGAACGGGCTTATATCGAAACAAACGGCACGATCAGTATTTATCCTTATGATAAGGATCATGTTCGTCCTGGCGTCCCTCTAATTCCATTACCAGAGCTGGAACACAAGTTTTTCTTTAGTGCGGATGATCGCGTGCCGGAAACCAAACAGTATGGATGCTATCACTGTGGCCGCATTCAACATCACAACGAGGATCATATCTTCGGCCACTGTGAACGTTGCCATCAGCAGAAGTGGCTTTCTTTTATCGCTCATCCCAGTCACAAATCTCATTAA
- a CDS encoding dihydrofolate reductase family protein, with product MAKLIYLMNASLDAYVADAQGSFSWIVPTEEWISYINALCSSCGTFLYGRRMYEAMVYWETDYAAHNHQAFHLDFARQWQAAEKIVYSRTLAEPRSARTRIEREFDTDAVRRLKADAGRDITIQGPELAAQALRAGLVDEVHLLILPVIVGGGKRCFPGDLRLGLELVEERAFRNGVVAMRYAVHS from the coding sequence ATGGCTAAGCTGATTTACTTGATGAATGCATCGCTGGACGCTTATGTTGCAGATGCACAGGGTAGCTTCAGTTGGATTGTCCCCACCGAGGAGTGGATCAGCTACATTAACGCACTCTGTTCGTCATGCGGCACCTTTCTTTACGGACGGAGGATGTACGAGGCAATGGTGTACTGGGAGACAGACTATGCAGCCCATAATCACCAGGCATTTCATCTCGATTTTGCAAGGCAATGGCAGGCAGCAGAGAAGATTGTATATTCCAGAACCCTGGCCGAACCACGCAGCGCAAGGACGCGGATTGAACGCGAGTTCGATACGGATGCGGTCCGGCGGCTCAAGGCTGATGCCGGGCGTGATATAACAATCCAGGGGCCTGAGCTTGCCGCGCAGGCGCTTAGGGCTGGTCTCGTTGATGAAGTCCACCTCCTCATTTTGCCCGTCATCGTCGGGGGCGGAAAACGATGCTTTCCAGGTGATTTGCGCTTGGGCCTGGAACTGGTCGAAGAGCGAGCATTCCGTAACGGCGTCGTTGCTATGCGTTATGCTGTCCACAGTTGA
- a CDS encoding NAD-dependent epimerase/dehydratase family protein, protein MDILIIGGTQFVGRALVESALARGHKVTLFNRGKTNPDLFPQAERIAGDRMEDLDKLGDGPWDVVIDTVGYTPQAVKLSVDYLKDKVQHYVFISTISVYDMEKLQPGFDESGTLIELDGPEEDAPQNSLYGGRKVLCERAIEAVFPGHNLIIRPGLIVGPYDPTNRYPYWVGRIAKGGEVLLPDAASQPVQWVDARDLANFTLDMTEALETGIYNVTGPDRRLTFGEYIDYCERVGKASVSLRWTDPDWLLENEVTPFMEMPMWVPQQMMNPEVFMGVNVDKAINAGLKFRPQEETMQDTLDWLNSLDGEVPGAAGLDPEKEQALLAKLDA, encoded by the coding sequence ATGGACATCCTCATCATCGGCGGCACTCAATTTGTGGGCCGCGCATTGGTCGAAAGCGCCCTTGCACGGGGCCATAAGGTCACCCTGTTTAACCGGGGCAAGACAAACCCGGATCTCTTCCCACAGGCGGAGCGCATCGCAGGCGACCGCATGGAAGACCTCGACAAACTGGGCGATGGCCCCTGGGATGTCGTCATTGATACGGTCGGCTATACGCCCCAGGCCGTCAAATTATCTGTGGATTACCTTAAAGATAAGGTCCAACACTACGTCTTCATCAGCACCATCAGTGTCTATGATATGGAGAAGCTGCAACCAGGCTTTGACGAAAGCGGCACCCTCATTGAATTGGATGGACCAGAAGAAGATGCCCCGCAGAATTCGCTCTATGGGGGCCGTAAGGTGCTGTGCGAGCGGGCGATTGAAGCTGTTTTCCCTGGGCACAACCTCATTATTCGGCCCGGGTTGATCGTCGGCCCATATGACCCGACGAATCGCTACCCGTATTGGGTGGGGCGTATTGCGAAAGGCGGCGAGGTCCTGCTGCCAGATGCAGCCAGCCAGCCCGTGCAATGGGTCGATGCGCGTGATTTAGCCAATTTCACGCTCGATATGACGGAAGCGCTAGAAACAGGCATCTATAACGTCACCGGGCCAGACAGGCGGCTGACATTCGGCGAATACATTGACTACTGCGAGCGGGTTGGCAAGGCGAGTGTCTCCTTGCGCTGGACAGACCCTGACTGGCTGCTGGAAAATGAAGTTACGCCCTTTATGGAAATGCCGATGTGGGTGCCTCAGCAGATGATGAACCCGGAAGTCTTCATGGGTGTGAACGTGGATAAAGCCATCAACGCCGGGTTAAAATTCCGCCCACAGGAAGAAACCATGCAGGATACGCTCGATTGGCTTAATTCGCTGGATGGCGAAGTCCCCGGTGCGGCTGGTCTCGACCCTGAAAAAGAACAGGCCTTGCTCGCCAAGCTGGATGCTTAA
- a CDS encoding GNAT family N-acetyltransferase, with the protein MPKITLEINPLQADIHVLRDGLTAYNVAKVPQLLDLPGGDVAIIARGPNKQVIGGAIGEYSWGWLYIDTLWVDRAYRTQGLGGQLLSAIEQYAYQQGIPASYLMTTSFQSKPFYEKRGYCCVGQNENRPRGHTMYFLQKELASVESVPEFEVQSPPHHNTLYWIDTQFKEGTADIAPLDNQKMAVFLRGDDDEVLGGLFGGVFWDWLDLRLVWIDQAYRGKGYARRLLQIAEDECRNMGVYGIVADTANFQSIDFYEAMGFNVFGTLANRPPGYESYLIQKHL; encoded by the coding sequence ATGCCAAAGATCACCCTAGAAATAAACCCCCTTCAAGCGGATATACACGTCCTACGTGATGGCCTCACAGCCTATAACGTCGCAAAAGTGCCACAACTGCTGGATTTACCCGGTGGTGATGTGGCTATCATTGCTCGTGGACCAAACAAACAGGTCATCGGTGGGGCCATAGGCGAATATAGCTGGGGATGGCTTTATATCGATACGCTGTGGGTAGACCGCGCCTATCGTACGCAAGGCCTTGGCGGGCAGCTTTTAAGCGCGATTGAACAATATGCCTATCAACAGGGCATACCCGCCAGCTATCTCATGACGACCAGCTTTCAATCCAAGCCATTTTACGAAAAGCGCGGCTATTGCTGCGTTGGGCAAAATGAAAATCGTCCCCGTGGGCACACGATGTACTTCTTACAGAAAGAACTGGCCTCTGTTGAGAGCGTGCCGGAATTTGAAGTGCAATCGCCCCCACATCACAACACGCTTTATTGGATTGATACGCAATTCAAAGAGGGTACGGCAGATATTGCCCCGCTCGACAACCAGAAAATGGCCGTCTTCTTACGCGGGGATGACGATGAAGTGCTTGGCGGCTTATTTGGTGGCGTCTTCTGGGATTGGCTGGATTTGCGTCTGGTGTGGATTGATCAGGCGTACCGAGGCAAGGGATATGCGCGCCGCCTGCTGCAAATCGCTGAGGATGAATGCCGCAACATGGGCGTATACGGCATTGTTGCTGATACGGCAAACTTCCAATCAATCGATTTTTACGAAGCGATGGGCTTTAACGTGTTCGGCACCCTCGCCAATCGGCCCCCTGGTTATGAATCTTACTTGATCCAAAAGCATCTCTAA
- a CDS encoding GNAT family N-acetyltransferase, with amino-acid sequence MVEIRCAQPDEAAWLQASFDAQMGWTKPAGYFAACCQRQQQDEIVLLVAVDGADYVGHCKIVWQPGYPYFREQGIPEIQDLNVLPTYRRQGVATQLVDYAESRISERSSWVGIGFGLYANYGPAQRMYIQRGYVPDGRGVVYQDEYVKPGTSVPVDDDLVLFLVKSLV; translated from the coding sequence ATGGTTGAGATACGGTGTGCACAGCCTGATGAGGCGGCATGGTTACAAGCCAGCTTCGATGCACAAATGGGTTGGACGAAGCCAGCCGGATACTTCGCTGCGTGTTGCCAACGCCAGCAGCAAGACGAGATTGTGCTGTTGGTGGCTGTGGATGGGGCGGATTATGTGGGGCACTGCAAGATCGTCTGGCAGCCTGGTTATCCCTACTTTCGTGAACAGGGCATCCCTGAAATACAGGACCTCAACGTGCTGCCCACCTATCGGCGGCAGGGGGTCGCAACACAGCTTGTCGACTATGCCGAGTCACGCATCAGCGAGCGGTCATCTTGGGTTGGGATCGGCTTTGGCCTGTATGCGAATTATGGTCCCGCTCAGCGGATGTATATTCAGCGGGGTTATGTGCCGGATGGACGCGGCGTTGTCTATCAAGACGAATATGTGAAGCCAGGTACATCCGTCCCTGTTGATGATGATCTGGTGCTGTTCCTGGTGAAGTCCCTGGTATAA
- a CDS encoding SH3 domain-containing protein, with translation MKRTSSLMIFAVILLLLGLLGAVFWSPAPITQAQTTTANWIGQFYNNTTLSDPVVATGLYTNTLSQNWGLGRPNDDSRILTEVNPDNFSARFVATVPFSAGLYEFVLTSDDGARLLINGLPVIDYYGDGGLSTVSAIVSLGGPATLIVEYVEFTEQALIQVQWFPTTGTSLVPTSTPAPLAVGQVERVRGLAVRTGPFLGASMVAVARPEVAYPLLARNEREGLFTWYLIQFDEDTIGWSSGRYLAVEGDENVLPYYDSVFPSLPNTEYKGVVGMTRSVMNLRQFPSQRTPLLAQIPWGATVPIRSRTVQGGRDFWYQVEYNGQIGWILAAYVGISQGLIDAVPIY, from the coding sequence ATGAAACGCACCTCCAGTCTGATGATATTTGCTGTCATACTGTTGTTATTGGGGTTATTAGGGGCCGTCTTCTGGTCCCCTGCACCCATCACCCAGGCCCAGACGACAACGGCCAACTGGATTGGGCAGTTCTATAACAATACGACACTTAGTGATCCTGTCGTTGCAACCGGGTTATATACCAATACGCTCAGCCAGAATTGGGGCTTAGGCCGGCCCAATGATGATTCCCGCATCTTGACGGAAGTTAACCCAGATAACTTCTCTGCACGCTTTGTGGCAACAGTGCCTTTTAGCGCTGGCCTGTACGAATTCGTCCTCACTTCAGATGATGGGGCACGCCTTTTGATCAATGGCTTGCCCGTCATTGATTACTATGGTGATGGGGGGCTTTCTACAGTGAGCGCGATTGTCAGCCTGGGTGGCCCGGCGACGCTCATTGTGGAATATGTCGAATTTACGGAACAGGCACTCATCCAGGTGCAGTGGTTCCCGACGACGGGTACAAGCCTTGTACCAACATCGACCCCCGCGCCGCTTGCCGTTGGGCAGGTAGAGCGTGTCCGGGGCCTTGCTGTACGCACCGGGCCATTCCTGGGGGCCAGTATGGTCGCTGTGGCTCGCCCGGAGGTGGCGTATCCTCTCTTGGCGCGCAACGAGCGCGAAGGCCTGTTCACATGGTATCTCATCCAGTTTGACGAAGACACAATCGGCTGGTCATCTGGGCGTTATTTAGCCGTAGAAGGCGATGAGAATGTTTTGCCCTACTACGATAGTGTCTTCCCATCGCTGCCGAATACGGAGTACAAAGGCGTAGTGGGGATGACGCGCTCTGTGATGAATCTGCGACAATTCCCCAGCCAGCGAACGCCCTTATTAGCACAAATCCCGTGGGGCGCGACTGTGCCGATTCGCAGCCGTACCGTCCAGGGTGGGCGCGACTTCTGGTATCAGGTGGAATATAACGGCCAGATTGGTTGGATTCTGGCAGCTTATGTGGGCATCAGCCAGGGCTTGATTGACGCAGTGCCGATTTATTAG